From the Rhea pennata isolate bPtePen1 chromosome 1, bPtePen1.pri, whole genome shotgun sequence genome, the window AGTCGGGTTTGAACTGAACATCAATATATAGCACTTCCGTTGTATTACTCCATATTGGACAACAGTTACacatgaaagaaggaaaatgtaaaatcagCATGCTAGGTGCagtatgcatttaaaaaagcaaatatatatatatatatatatatatatgtgtgtgtatatatgtgtatatatatatatatatttatatatccaGAAGCAAATGTTCACTCTATCTATTCTGGGGGAAAAGAGTTCTTGCTGTGAGGAATGCTATGGTAAAATTTGGATATCCAGATTTTCTACTGGAATTTCTGCTATATTGTTGAATTCATAACAAATACCTGTTTGGGAGTATTTCCTGTCTACTTTAGGCTTCTAACTTAGGTGGCCTCAGCTGTATCCTGAAGTTCTTTGGAGAAGCTGAGGAGAGGGAGGTTCCTATTCGGACGATTCAGAGCACCTGCACCTTAAAAGTGCCATGAACTCTTTCTgaacatttctctctctgaataTATAAAGATGCCTAGGTGCCTAAGTTAAATACCTGAAGTTAAACAGTGTGAAGTACCGTTCATTTAACAGCACAAATCTCTCATTCaaaattgaagaaatatttattttttaaggactTTGCTAATTACAGTTACTTTGTTATATAACTGTCACTTCAAAAACGTTTTGTCCTGATAACTTCATTTTTAGGTACACTACTCTCCACTTTGACTGTAGGGAAGCTAGGCAGTAGGGTGCCTGAACCTGTATGTAAAAtaagcctaaaaaaaaaaaaaaaacagtttaaccAAGTCTTCCTCCCACAAAAACTGAAGTATTATTTCAGGTATAAATCCTTCAGTTTCTTTAGCCACTCTGCAAGATCTCTGCAATCATCTTTAGCCTTTACTACTACATTTGCAACTTCAGTTACCAGATttacacatcttttttttttttttttttctctttctttctttcttttttaactacTGCATCATAAATTAGGCAGGTTGTTTTTTAACAACAAATGCTATGCAACAAagagtattttctattttcactcTAGAATTACAAGTGCGTGGTCTCCACTCTTACTTGGGGATTAGGGTACTGAATAAATGGATTGTTCTTCTGTGTACTTCCTACTTAATTTTGGTCTACTGCAATCCTTACAGGCAGTTAGCTCAGCAGCTCAGTCACAGGAGAGAGAGTAATCCAACAATTGCGACCACAAAGCTCCTACTGGTCAAGTActgtacaaaaaaaagtttcttctgtgCTGGAGCTTTAGATCTCTTTTCTCCAGCTCATAATAACATGATTATATTTACTTTGTCTAGAACGAGATTTCCCATAAACATACGGTAAATATATATGGTTGTCTTTTACAGACTTAGATTTGCAGTATGCTGTGGTGAGAATTTACAGCACACTGGCTGTTCTGAACTAACTCCTTATGGGAACAGTGAACACTTAACACACACGTAACACAGAAATAAGCGTTTACCAAATAAGCTTTACTTCTCTTTCTATTTTGCACTCAGTATGCATCCAGATGTTGCAGTAGTTCAGAGGGACAGAGTAGCTAGAGTACTTGACATTCACACCTTAATAGGacttaaaatcttaattttctgaAGCTTAGCACACAATAAACTAGGTTCCTTTATTAGgaagaaactgattttaatgTGCAAGAACACTTTATTTGTAACTCAAATATATCTGGTGCCCtattggaaagattttttttgtcagctctAAGTTTGATCAATTAGCAATTTCTAAAAGTAATTCTCACTTTGTTTTAGGAgtttcactattttttcctctgctgcttgaTCTCTTTTTACCCCTGCTCCTGGATCGAGAACTCCGACTTCTGCTCCTACTGCGTGTTCGACTATGACTTCTGCTGCGACTAtggcctctcctctttctccctctgctgcGGGATCTCCTCCTTTCTCGGCTTCTCGACCTGCCAGACCGGCGTCTTCTCTTGTTTTTGCGgctattcttttttctctccgATTCTCCATTTCTTCGGTAAGAATGTTCTGGGCTAGGGCTGCCCCTTCTCCTCGACCGGCTGTAATAGTCATCACGATGGcttgttctgtttctcctttcagaGTTTTTAGACAACTGATTAGTCCGCTCAGGAGAAATACGTATGTCTCTATTGGCCTCCCAGAACTCATTGTTTGGATTTTTGAATACATGAAGAAAGTTGCAGTGTTTCCCTCTTGGACACTTCTGCCTTTCAAATAAGCCTGCAACAGATTTattagtttgcttttcttttctcctttttttttttttttttaatctatcacAAACACAACACAATTGCAATTAGGAACCAGGCCTAACTATtagatttgtttcttcattATATGCCTGCTGGAAAGACACTTAATGcactgcattttccttctttcaacagaaaaaacatgCATCTGAGGATCTATCAGTTTAATTAATGCAAGATTCTTTTTACAATAGTAACTTTTCTAAATATTACCTTTCTAACATGTATTTAAACTAGCTACTAAggctttaattaaaacaatcttcataaataattttactaCTATAATCTTcctaagaataaaaatgcaaaaaaatcaaatctgatAGTTACTGTTAAGAACTGTTGATAGCTCAAAAACTGTTGCTGTGTTTGAAAGAGATAAATTAGTACTTCCTATATGCTATTATATCCAAAGCTATGATCCAAATTTTCTTCTCCCGTCCAAGATGCATCGACTAAGATAACTTGAGCACTTATGTGACATGGTATGAATactcccttttctttctaaatatacACAAGCATTATTTGTCTTCCAAACACAAATGAAATGTAACTGCAACATTAATTAGATCTGAAAGCCACAGGCCAGTTCTTTTCAGTAAAGTCTTTCAGCAGCACACATTCTCTTTTCTAAGTGTTTGCGACTCACCACATATAGCAGTCTTCCATCTTGTCACAGGACAAAATTCACAATGAAGCTGTCGTCCTGCATACCATCGTCCGCTAAATAGAGCAAGAGCTGCCTGACAATCCTTCTCCCTTtacaaaagaaaggaacaaaaaaacccagcctgTAACATTATCATGCTGCAATCATTTAAGTAGTCACTTACCAATTTGGTGCTCCCATTGCAATATGAGAATGAATCCCACATACTATAAAAACAACGTTTATTACTGTGCTCTGGACTTTAGTCATAAAACTTGgtaacactgaaaatacttaCGTCTGGTACTGGACGTACACATTTCCTCGCAGGTGAGGCTCATAGTTGCAACTGACCTAAAGGGAATGAAACAGTAAGTTAGGGCAATTGAAGACCAATGCTATACCACAGCTCAAGCATGTGGCATTACCACTGTTCTGATTTATGACAACATAGCAATATGAACATATACAtaattttcagttcttcagtgcttttattttactaaaattaaGTGTTCAGATCAGAAGAAAAGCCCTTCTGGTTTACGCTTACATGTTTCcagcattttgctttaattaatGCTGGGACCTCTGCTTCATTTAGTCTACAAGATAGCCTGTACTCAAGCTGCCTTGCACTTTAGTCCGTGCCAACCCTACTGAGCAACAGCCAAATCCTTCTCTGAAAACAATTATTAGTATCCTTATTAGCTTTTATGTGGGATTCATTATGGCAAAAGCATCGTTAGAATAGTTAATAGCTACCTAGCACCCCTGCAAGATGAGCTGGAAAAGCTGAAGTCAAAAGTTTTGAACGTCCAGTTTTCTGAAACAAGATTTTTCATAACAATTTAGAATTCCAGGCATATCtaaatctctgaaaatacaattttatttctaaaagcttGTTACTAATTGCCAGGGATTCCGAGATGGGCAGGCCCAAGCAGGCTAGAATCCAGTTGTTCATGGCAGAAGTGTGAAACCAGCCTCTTTTGTCTCCAGTCCTTCTATTTCCATACCAAATGAGGCAAGCAGCTTGTTTCATCACTGAACTCTGATTCACCCTGAAAGCACTGAATTAGGCAAGGACTTCCGGAACAACAGCatgcaattttttaattaagtattaCAGAACAAGTAGATGAACTATTTGAGATAAATAACCACGtcaacacaaaaacacacaagaaTAACTGCCATGGACACATTTAGGTGGAAAATTGTaagaactgtgttttttctggATCCTCCAGTGAGATTCTAGAATAGCACTCCAGAAAGAATAAACAAGAATAAAACCCCAGGCTACTTAGGAAATGGAAGTCCATTGAAAGAAGTGTGTGTATAGTTTGATTCCAAATGGCAGCAGAGACCACTCCGTCACAGTTGAGATCTCTGCAGCCAACAAACAATTTCTAAACATctataataaaatgaaaataccagAAGAATCAAATTACAGTTGCACAATTACTTCAGAAACTGAGAAATGCCATGCTAAAAGCTCTTACTTGATTATCAGCTGTAAAGACCCAAGATATTTACGTATTACACACCAAAGATAACCAAACTCAGATTTTCAACTGAGTAAGGCAGCATTTCAACCCATTAACTCCAGTCGGAATCTATATCCCACCTTAAAGGACAGAGTACCATTTGCTAATATTCCGCAAGTCAAAATAAGGAGATACTCCTTCACACAAGCGGACGTTTCTTACTTACAAAGCTCATCAATACAACTGttgaaaattcactttttctaCTTCACTTTCTTCTTGCTCGAAATACTAAAAAAATTTCAATTCTGAGGCAGTTTTCAAtagcaagaaacaaaaggaaaaaagacactGCATGCCTCCTAGTGACTTCAAGAAGACATTCAGGAGTGGCAAGCAGAATGGGATGCTGCAGTAGGTTCTGCTATAAGGGTATTTCACCATCCAAATGGCACCTTTTGGGGCAGCCTGGGTCTGTTAATACATATCATTCATCTCCGAGGTCTCCATTTACAGATACATCTTCTTTCCGCCATAGGAAATTTTAACGTAAATGGGAAGAACTGAGGAACAATTCAGTGAACTAGGTACAAAAACTCAAGATGGGTGAAATATCTCAACATATTTATATAACATACCTTTTCCTAATACAGCCAGTTCAAATCAATTCCTGCTACTGAAATACCTAGTACCTTTTCTGTTCATCATTGAGTTTTACTCCAGCAGTCCTAAAATCACATTCTTTAGATGTATACCCCAAATACATTTTACAGCCCTACTATTTCATTGCTCAGGCATTGCTTTAAGGAGTACACATGCAATAGCTGACCTACCtttatattttctctaaaaGTCCCTAGGCTCTCTGAGGTCAATCACAGGCTAAGTAAGGAGGGGACAGTGAGGTAAGTGGACTACTGAGCTGCGTGCACATCTTCCAAATTTGCCTTAGCATTAGCTTTTATAAAAGTTTAGAGGTGAGGGGAAAGAGGATTTATCCAGAATAAGATAATGCTCCATAATGGCAGTGACACAGGCATAGGTGCCATAAGAGATGCATAGTTTGCAGTAAAGACAGCTAAATTCCGTTTACATTAGAGAACTATACGATATCGCATGCTGCATGAAACTCCAGTTAAGACAAGTAAAACGCACCTTACATGATGCATGCTAAGAATTTAACAGACTGCTGCACTTATACGCATACCTTGAATTGAACAACCTTCCCCACATTTTGAAACTCAGGGAGAACATCCTCATAGAACTCCAAGAACTGCTGGTAGGTCTCCTCATCACTGTATTCAAGACTCGCGTCTGTGTCATAGTCGTCTCTCCGACACTGCTCCATGCCAAAAGTAAGGAACATTCCTCGGACGAGTAGCGTCTTACTAGATGTTGGATAATTATGCTTGCGAGAACACCTGGATATTtgcagtaaagaaagaaaacaaaagattttcacTTTCAGCAAAAGCTGCACCTGTTAAAATTGCAG encodes:
- the ZRSR2 gene encoding U2 small nuclear ribonucleoprotein auxiliary factor 35 kDa subunit-related protein 2; its protein translation is MAAPMLLPESPLGKLSHQKYRAILKKEKRKKKRQALAKLRDSEATEKDESISEEEEEELEEEEEEEEEEKKLEAERQKLHEQWLLREEKAQEEFKLKKEKEEAARKRQEEEERKIKEEWEEQQRKAREVAQQKQQQKREREAAVQKMLDQAESQLENGITWHNPEPPENIGTEKDRANCPFYIKTGSCRFGDRCSRKHNYPTSSKTLLVRGMFLTFGMEQCRRDDYDTDASLEYSDEETYQQFLEFYEDVLPEFQNVGKVVQFKVSCNYEPHLRGNVYVQYQTEKDCQAALALFSGRWYAGRQLHCEFCPVTRWKTAICGLFERQKCPRGKHCNFLHVFKNPNNEFWEANRDIRISPERTNQLSKNSERRNRTSHRDDYYSRSRRRGSPSPEHSYRRNGESERKKNSRKNKRRRRSGRSRSRERRRSRSRGRKRRGHSRSRSHSRTRSRSRSRSSRSRSRGKKRSSSRGKNSETPKTK